The following are encoded together in the Prionailurus viverrinus isolate Anna chromosome B3, UM_Priviv_1.0, whole genome shotgun sequence genome:
- the LOC125168357 gene encoding olfactory receptor 11G2-like has protein sequence MNISNTPNTSSTITGFILLGFPCSREGRILLFVLFSVIYLLTLMGNGSIICAVRWDQRLHTPMYILLANFSFLEIWYVTSTVPNMLANFLSDTKVISFSGCFLQFYFFFSLGSTECFFLAIMAFDRYLAICWPLHYPTIMTGRLCTNLVISCWVFGFLWFFIPIIIISQMSFCGSRIIDHFLCDPGPLLALTCTRAPAIELTSSTLSSLLLFIPFFFIVVSYALVLRAVLRVPSAAGRRKAFSTCGSHMAVVSLFYGSVMVMYVSPTSEREAGMQKMVTLFYSVVTPLINPIIYSLRNKDMKHAMKTLLRT, from the coding sequence ATGAATATCTCCAACACCCCCAACACCTCCAGCACCATCACTGGCTTCATCCTCCTGGGCTTCCCTTGCTCCAGGGAGGGGCGGATCCTCCTCTTTGTGCTCTTCTCTGTTATCTACCTCCTGACCCTCATGGGCAATGGATCCATCATCTGTGCTGTGCGCTGGGATCAGAgactccacacccccatgtacatCTTGCTTGCCAACTTCTCCTTCCTAGAGATCTGGTATGTCACCTCCACTGTCCCCAACATGTTAGCCAACTTCCTCTCTGACACCAAGGTCATTTCCTTCTCTGGGTGCTTTCTCCAGttctactttttcttctccttgggTTCTACAGAATGCTTTTTCTTGGCCATTATGGCATTTGATCGGTACCTTGCCATCTGCTGGCCTCTACACTATCCAACCATTATGACTGGACGTCTCTGCACCAATCTTGTGATCAGCTGCTGGGTGTTTGGTTTCCTCTGGTTCTTCAttcccatcatcatcatctctcaaATGTCCTTCTGTGGATCCAGGATTATTGACCACTTCCTGTGTGATCCTGGTCCCCTGTTGGCCCTCACCTGTACTAGAGCCCCTGCAATAGAGTTAACTAGCTCCACCTTAAGTTCTCTGCTCTTATTTATTCCCTTTTTCTTTATCGTGGTGTCCTATGCTCTTGTTCTGAGAGCTGTGTTGAGGGTCCCTTCAGCAGCTGGACGAAGAAAAGCTTTCTCCACCTGTGGGTCCCATATGGCAGTGGTTTCACTGTTCTATGGCTCAGTGATGGTCATGTATGTGAGCCCAACATCTGAGCGTGAAGCTGGGATGCAGAAGATGGtgactttgttttattctgtaGTTACTCCACTCATCAACCCTATAATATATAGTCTGAGGAACAAAGATATGAAACATGCTATGAAAACATTGTTGAGAACATAA